From a region of the Daphnia magna isolate NIES linkage group LG1, ASM2063170v1.1, whole genome shotgun sequence genome:
- the LOC123469662 gene encoding uncharacterized protein LOC123469662 isoform X1, whose amino-acid sequence MFYQRVFEHQRLLGLKLVPKLKLAHIWPSTWQRMTVSLATQLYSKHMAMALKYLRDDKKTAHLFNGSEATEKLTKLINDTFDIMNGRHKGESINGNNWNNLVEMEGKVTKGKKSVLEDMLKIIELTEECHRNPGKRPIMAAFASDTTLDGWRLSIRSTIDLTEELLNPKNPLEKYDFVLTAKWNQDALEMTFGRIRSVDTHPTATSFLHIIRMMSLYTPAKILLRNANVENDDHIRVLVDFKECLIKKFRDNAKAAADLRVAMKDDLMEELGKRYVNELPLSKEDRIGNFLIYDVAGYMVKTRENLFECEACRQTVITKEADLPSDFDADAYTRARTKGGLVFVTLSMYQTLCAIEKVVSNHFKSLNHIYITDTFQECIAKVKLTNVLPLFCDTHRHCNMGTLIMEYVK is encoded by the exons ATGTTCTATCAGAGAGTATTTGAGCATCAAAGGTTGCTTGGTTTGAAATTGGTTCCCAAGTTAAAACTTGCTCACATTTGGCCATCAACCTGGCAGAGAATGACGGTAAGCTTGGCCACACAGCTGTACTCCAAACATATGGCCATggctttaaaatatttaagaGACGACAAAAAAACAGCGCATTTATTCAATG GATCGGAAGCTACAGAAAAGCTTACAAAGCTTATTAATGACACATTTGACATTATGAATGGACGACACAAGGGTGAGTCAATTAATGGGAACAACTGGAATAATTTAGTCGAAATGgagggaaaggtaacaaaggggaaaaaatctgTACTCGAAGACATGCTAAAAATAATAGAGTTAACTGAGGAGTGCCATCGCAATCCTGGAAAACGTCCAATAATGGCCGCATTTGCGTCAGATACGACTCTAGATGGCTGGCGCTTGTCTATCCGTAGCACCATTGACTTGACAGAAGAGTTATTGAatccaaaaaaccctttagaGAAATACGATTTCGTACTGACAGCAAAATGGAACCAAGACGCCTTAGAG ATGACTTTTGGGCGCATACGTTCAGTCGATACACATCCAACGGCTACAAGTTTTCTACATATTATCAGGATGATGTCATTGTACACACCCGCGAAGATACTATTGCGGAACGCAAATGTAGAAAATGATGACCATATTAGGGTGCTCGTCGATTTTAAGGAGTGtctcattaaaaaattccGCGACAATGCTAAGGCTGCTGCTGATTTAAGGGTAGCAATGAAAGATGATTTAATGGAAGAGCTGGGAAAGCGTTACGTGAACGAGTTGCCCTTGTCCAAAGAAGATAGAATCGGTAACTTTCTCATATACGATGTAGCAGGTTACATGgtgaaaacgagagaaaacctTTTCGAGTGTGAGGCATGCAGACAGACCGTAATTACCAAAGAAGCAGATCTACCAAGTGATTTTGACGCAGATGCATACACGAGAGCTCGAACCAAAGGTGGACTGGTGTTTGTCACCCTGTCAATGTACCAAACTTTGTGCGCAATTGAAAAAGTTGTCTCAAACCACTTTAAGTCACTTAATCATATTTATATCACTGATACATTCCAAGAGTGTATAGCAAAAGTTAAATTAACCAATGTACTGCCCCTTTTTTGTGATACTCATCGCCATTGTAATATGGGAACTTTAATAATGGAGTATGTAAAGTGA
- the LOC123469662 gene encoding uncharacterized protein LOC123469662 isoform X2, with amino-acid sequence MFYQRVFEHQRLLGLKLVPKLKLAHIWPSTWQRMTVSLATQLYSKHMAMALKYLRDDKKTAHLFNGSEATEKLTKLINDTFDIMNGRHKDTTLDGWRLSIRSTIDLTEELLNPKNPLEKYDFVLTAKWNQDALEMTFGRIRSVDTHPTATSFLHIIRMMSLYTPAKILLRNANVENDDHIRVLVDFKECLIKKFRDNAKAAADLRVAMKDDLMEELGKRYVNELPLSKEDRIGNFLIYDVAGYMVKTRENLFECEACRQTVITKEADLPSDFDADAYTRARTKGGLVFVTLSMYQTLCAIEKVVSNHFKSLNHIYITDTFQECIAKVKLTNVLPLFCDTHRHCNMGTLIMEYVK; translated from the exons ATGTTCTATCAGAGAGTATTTGAGCATCAAAGGTTGCTTGGTTTGAAATTGGTTCCCAAGTTAAAACTTGCTCACATTTGGCCATCAACCTGGCAGAGAATGACGGTAAGCTTGGCCACACAGCTGTACTCCAAACATATGGCCATggctttaaaatatttaagaGACGACAAAAAAACAGCGCATTTATTCAATG GATCGGAAGCTACAGAAAAGCTTACAAAGCTTATTAATGACACATTTGACATTATGAATGGACGACACAAGG ATACGACTCTAGATGGCTGGCGCTTGTCTATCCGTAGCACCATTGACTTGACAGAAGAGTTATTGAatccaaaaaaccctttagaGAAATACGATTTCGTACTGACAGCAAAATGGAACCAAGACGCCTTAGAG ATGACTTTTGGGCGCATACGTTCAGTCGATACACATCCAACGGCTACAAGTTTTCTACATATTATCAGGATGATGTCATTGTACACACCCGCGAAGATACTATTGCGGAACGCAAATGTAGAAAATGATGACCATATTAGGGTGCTCGTCGATTTTAAGGAGTGtctcattaaaaaattccGCGACAATGCTAAGGCTGCTGCTGATTTAAGGGTAGCAATGAAAGATGATTTAATGGAAGAGCTGGGAAAGCGTTACGTGAACGAGTTGCCCTTGTCCAAAGAAGATAGAATCGGTAACTTTCTCATATACGATGTAGCAGGTTACATGgtgaaaacgagagaaaacctTTTCGAGTGTGAGGCATGCAGACAGACCGTAATTACCAAAGAAGCAGATCTACCAAGTGATTTTGACGCAGATGCATACACGAGAGCTCGAACCAAAGGTGGACTGGTGTTTGTCACCCTGTCAATGTACCAAACTTTGTGCGCAATTGAAAAAGTTGTCTCAAACCACTTTAAGTCACTTAATCATATTTATATCACTGATACATTCCAAGAGTGTATAGCAAAAGTTAAATTAACCAATGTACTGCCCCTTTTTTGTGATACTCATCGCCATTGTAATATGGGAACTTTAATAATGGAGTATGTAAAGTGA
- the LOC123469662 gene encoding uncharacterized protein LOC123469662 isoform X3, with translation MNGRHKGESINGNNWNNLVEMEGKVTKGKKSVLEDMLKIIELTEECHRNPGKRPIMAAFASDTTLDGWRLSIRSTIDLTEELLNPKNPLEKYDFVLTAKWNQDALEMTFGRIRSVDTHPTATSFLHIIRMMSLYTPAKILLRNANVENDDHIRVLVDFKECLIKKFRDNAKAAADLRVAMKDDLMEELGKRYVNELPLSKEDRIGNFLIYDVAGYMVKTRENLFECEACRQTVITKEADLPSDFDADAYTRARTKGGLVFVTLSMYQTLCAIEKVVSNHFKSLNHIYITDTFQECIAKVKLTNVLPLFCDTHRHCNMGTLIMEYVK, from the exons ATGAATGGACGACACAAGGGTGAGTCAATTAATGGGAACAACTGGAATAATTTAGTCGAAATGgagggaaaggtaacaaaggggaaaaaatctgTACTCGAAGACATGCTAAAAATAATAGAGTTAACTGAGGAGTGCCATCGCAATCCTGGAAAACGTCCAATAATGGCCGCATTTGCGTCAGATACGACTCTAGATGGCTGGCGCTTGTCTATCCGTAGCACCATTGACTTGACAGAAGAGTTATTGAatccaaaaaaccctttagaGAAATACGATTTCGTACTGACAGCAAAATGGAACCAAGACGCCTTAGAG ATGACTTTTGGGCGCATACGTTCAGTCGATACACATCCAACGGCTACAAGTTTTCTACATATTATCAGGATGATGTCATTGTACACACCCGCGAAGATACTATTGCGGAACGCAAATGTAGAAAATGATGACCATATTAGGGTGCTCGTCGATTTTAAGGAGTGtctcattaaaaaattccGCGACAATGCTAAGGCTGCTGCTGATTTAAGGGTAGCAATGAAAGATGATTTAATGGAAGAGCTGGGAAAGCGTTACGTGAACGAGTTGCCCTTGTCCAAAGAAGATAGAATCGGTAACTTTCTCATATACGATGTAGCAGGTTACATGgtgaaaacgagagaaaacctTTTCGAGTGTGAGGCATGCAGACAGACCGTAATTACCAAAGAAGCAGATCTACCAAGTGATTTTGACGCAGATGCATACACGAGAGCTCGAACCAAAGGTGGACTGGTGTTTGTCACCCTGTCAATGTACCAAACTTTGTGCGCAATTGAAAAAGTTGTCTCAAACCACTTTAAGTCACTTAATCATATTTATATCACTGATACATTCCAAGAGTGTATAGCAAAAGTTAAATTAACCAATGTACTGCCCCTTTTTTGTGATACTCATCGCCATTGTAATATGGGAACTTTAATAATGGAGTATGTAAAGTGA
- the LOC123469668 gene encoding uncharacterized protein LOC123469668, which produces MVVRTFLVKGSIDPAKDKKGNTMRYENVYLINCVLFKMKSSRAYKFLREMQLLPLPGLSTIRRLMSSSQCVLGFNKLALENICEAMSGKSAHERWGGVMLDEMANAKGIDFDTCTLTWKGTVDYGGEISDLVPNGLADHILVFVFRPYLAGWIQPFAWFGTKGGASGTILVELIIKAFACLHNHGAIAKHVVFDGNQTNKSLMKRGIVFNFTSSTVHLNFLDPLPVSRELFQNFILILWYGNKIIHLPPLFPIFQMYRAHRETLHDGNTSEK; this is translated from the coding sequence ATGGTGGTCCGCACGTTTCTTGTTAAGGGTTCAATAGATCCAGCTAAAgataaaaaagggaacactATGAGGTATGAAAATGTTTATCTCATCAACTGTGTGCTGTTCAAGATGAAAAGCAGCCGAGCCTACAAATTCCTACGAGAAATGCAGCTCCTACCGCTGCCAGGATTGTCTACCATACGAAGATTAATGAGCTCATCACAATGTGTTTTGGGCTTCAACAAACTAGCCTTGGAAAACATTTGTGAAGCAATGTCAGGAAAATCTGCACATGAACGTTGGGGTGGAGTAATGTTAGACGAGATGGCAAATGCCAAAGGAATCGATTTCGACACATGTACTCTTACTTGGAAGGGAACTGTAGATTATGGTGGAGAAATCTCCGACTTGGTTCCCAATGGCCTTGCTGACCATATCCTGGTATTTGTTTTCCGACCCTACTTAGCTGGTTGGATACAACCTTTCGCTTGGTTCGGTACCAAAGGTGGTGCCTCTGGTACTATCTTGGTAGAACTAATCATCAAAGCTTTTGCATGCCTACACAATCATGGCGCAATTGCTAAACATGTCGTTTTTGATGGAAATCAAACGAACAAATCGTTAATGAAGCGGGGAATTGTATTTAACTTTACGTCATCAACTGtacaccttaattttctagatccccttcctgtatcccgtgaattatttcaaaattttattctaattctttggtatggtaataaaattatacatttaccccctcttttccctatttttcagaTGTATAGAGCCCATCGTGAAACCCTGCACGATGGGAACACAtctgaaaaatag
- the LOC116934906 gene encoding uncharacterized protein LOC116934906 has product MLLPSDYPQELVMKRTTRESDQATTLVPQKRRALMDLPICGKQENVMMPKVAVISKSSPPLAQPPDLVLAKPPEEAVLVLLPKTFSHQVQAIKHEEISSDPELVLATADIIENPVPMHGYLLAEEPMSIVFPTTISVLSQVEEQSEFPGETNPLDLVRQNRFMCLVPEVVDKTPTTIKHIPPKQDPQQ; this is encoded by the exons ATGTTGCTGCCCAGTGATTATCCCCAAGAACTAGTTATGAAACGAACAACAAGGGAAAGTGATCAAGCTACTACTTTGGTGCCACAGAAAAGGAGAGCGTTGATGGATTTACCAATTTGTGGCAAGCAAGAAAATGTAATGATGCCTAAGGTAGCTGTAATTTCTAAAAGTAGCCCACCTCTTGCTCAG CCTCCTGATCTGGTACTTGCAAAGCCACCTGAGGAAGCTGTGCTAGTTTTGCTACCTAAAACTTTTTCACATCAGGTCCAG GCAATTAAACATGAAGAAATCTCTTCTGATCCTGAGTTAGTTTTAGCAACGGCAGACATTATTGAGAATCCTGTGCCAATGCATGGATATTTGCTGGCTGAGGAACCTATGTCAATTGTTTTTCCTACAACAATATCTGTCCTAAGCCAG GTTGAAGAACAAAGTGAGTTTCCTGGTGAAACCAATCCCCTTGATCTCGTTCGACAAAATCGATTTATGTGTTTGGTTCCAGAAGTAGTCGATAAGACGCCAACAACTATAAAGCATATACCACCGAAACAAGACCCACAACAGTAA
- the LOC123469673 gene encoding uncharacterized protein LOC123469673, producing the protein MSLTKSSDSCFIAFVVERAMSKYPLVVIADPNDPGPTKRLLVEKIRAICGRQRRKGGGQLSTKGGRPPKVKASNMSLKTLGPGRNHRGVEEFDDTNFDWLSYHENVKKMFELTNESPTATPALLQLWKSTFSGRRRDFETNVLPQGVFPVINTRCPILKLKQCLLEEFDLICGPGTCRIFRENWLKLVPNIIDIAGKQKISNKVAEILHRYRSLDSPDFETSSCAALELLPSLLPTRKLKDSCRFFFDCHEDSVNLAEAIRKPHRESPFILKHGSSFHIIADSKPYLYVSGESMEALLSLIATYYVFHQTYAKEVSTTLQFIQSEVLAADDPDNKYANSLTVFVQNLRKLAACNAE; encoded by the exons ATGTCTCTGACTAAAAGTTCAGACTCATGTTTTATTGCATTTGTAGTAGAAAGAGCAATGTCGAAATATCCTCTTGTTGTGATTGCTGATCCTAATGATCCAGGACCAACTAAG cgGCTTCTTGTTGAGAAGATAAGAGCAATTTGTGGTAGGCAGCGCCGCAAAGGTGGAGGGCAATTGAGTACAAAAGGTGGACGTCCCCCAAAGGTGAAGGCTTCCAATATGTCATTGAAAACATTAGGGCCCGGAAGGAATCACAGGGGTGTTGAAGAATTTGATG ACACAAATTTTGATTGGCTATCCTACCacgaaaatgttaaaaaaatgtttgagcTGACAAACGAGTCTCCAACTGCTACTCCAGCTTTATTGCAGCTTTGGAAATCAACTTTTTCTGGTCGAAGAAGGGATTTCGAAACCAATGTGCTTCCTCAAGGCGTATTCCCTGTTATAAATACCCGATGCCCTATTCTCAAACTAAAACAATGC TTACTGGAAGAATTCGATTTGATATGTGGACCGGGAACATGCAGGATCTTTCGAGAAAACTGGCTTAAGTTAGTTCCAAACATCATTGATATTGCTGGGAAGCAAAAGATTTCGAATAAAGTTGCTGAAATTCTACATCGTTATCGTTCTTTGGATTCACCTGATTTCG AAACTAGTTCTTGTGCAGCCCTAGAGCTGCTTCCATCATTACTGCCAACTAGAAAACTGAAGGATTCCTGTAGATTTTTCTTCGACTGCCATGAG GACTCAGTTAATTTGGCTGAAGCAATAAGGAAGCCCCATCGCGAGTCACCCTTCATTCTCAAACACGGGTCTTCGTTCCATATCATTGCTGATAGCAAACCGTATTTATACGTTTCTGGAGAATCGATGGAGGCCCTCCTTTCCCTCATAGCAACTTATTATGTGTTTCACCAGACCTACGCGAAGGAAGTGTCAACCACATTACAGTTTATTCAAAGTGAAGTGCTTGCTGCGGACGACCCGGATAACAAATATGCAAATTCATTAACGGTATTTGTCCAAAATTTGCGCAAATTAGCTGCATGTAATGCGGAGTAA
- the LOC116936718 gene encoding uncharacterized protein LOC116936718, whose protein sequence is MSLTKSPDSCFIAFVVERAMSKYPLVVIADPNDPGPTKRLLVEKIRAICGRQRRKGGGQLSTKGGRPPKVKASNMSLKTLGPGRNHRGVEEFDDTNFDWLSYHENVLKMFELTNESPTATPALLQLWKSTFSGRRRELETNVLPQGVFPVINTRCPILILQQCLLEEFDLICGPGTCRIFRENWLKLVPSIIDIAGKQKISNKVAKILHRYRYLDSPDFETSSCAALELLPSLLPTRKLKDSCRFFFDCHEDSVNLAEAIRKPHRESPFILKHGSSFHIIADSKPYLYVSGESMEAILSLIATYYVFH, encoded by the exons ATGTCTCTGACTAAAAGTCCAGACTCATGTTTTATTGCATTTGTAGTAGAAAGAGCAATGTCGAAATATCCTCTTGTTGTGATTGCTGATCCTAATGATCCAGGACCAACTAAG cgGCTTCTTGTTGAGAAGATAAGAGCAATTTGTGGTAGGCAGCGCCGCAAAGGAGGAGGGCAATTGAGTACAAAAGGTGGACGTCCCCCAAAGGTGAAGGCTTCCAATATGTCATTGAAAACATTAGGGCCCGGAAGGAATCACAGGGGTGTTGAAGAATTTGATG ACACAAATTTTGATTGGCTATCCTACCacgaaaatgttttaaaaatgtttgagCTGACAAACGAGTCTCCAACTGCTACTCCAGCTTTATTGCAGCTTTGGAAATCAACTTTTTCTGGTCGAAGAAGGGAGCTCGAAACCAATGTGCTTCCTCAAGGCGTATTCCCTGTTATAAATACCCGATGCCCTATTCTCATACTACAACAATGC TTACTGGAAGAATTCGATTTGATATGTGGACCGGGAACATGCAGGATCTTTCGAGAAAACTGGCTCAAGTTAGTTCCAAGTATCATTGATATTGCTGGGAAGCAAAAGATTTCGAATAAAGTTGCTAAAATTCTACATCGTTATCGTTATTTGGATTCACCTGATTTCG AAACTAGTTCTTGCGCAGCCCTAGAGCTGCTTCCATCATTACTGCCAACTAGAAAACTGAAGGATTCCTGTAGATTTTTCTTCGACTGCCATGAG GACTCAGTTAATTTGGCTGAAGCAATAAGGAAGCCCCATCGCGAGTCACCCTTCATTCTCAAACACGGGTCTTCGTTCCATATCATTGCTGATAGCAAACCGTATTTATACGTTTCTGGAGAATCGATGGAGGCCATCCTTTCCCTCATAGCAACTTATTATGTGTTTCACTAG
- the LOC123475264 gene encoding extensin-like — translation MQEAAVAEEALLIDFNATEAGKMGGGNLGWVHPGQAAGATGGPPQGWMPPPNAGFAPFPGGAYGPMSAMSPPPPYGYPLPPSYQQQEKPPIASAPHPLMDEKKLPSFNIPPNNLGTNSNASSKDNSPTGNSNSKPLNTNLQINQHPKPSPRTKINSPSPDMDLPDLPSVPQDN, via the exons ATGCAAGAGGCGGCTGTTGCTGAGGAAGCGCTTCTGATCGACTTTAACGCAACTGAAGCTGGAAAAATGGGAGGAGGTAATCTCGGGTGGGTCCATCCAGGTCAAGCAGCCGGGGCTACTGGAGGCCCACCGCAAGGATGGATGCCACCACCTAATGCAGGCTTCGCTCCTTTTCCTGGTGGCGCATATGGACCAATGAGTGCCATGTCTCCACCTCCACCTTATGGATACCCATTGCCACCGAGTTACCAGCAACAGGAAAAACCGCCGATAGCATCAGCTCCTCATCCCTTGATGGACGAAAAGAAATTACCTTCGTTTAATATTCCTCCAAATAATCTAGGAACAAACAGTAACGCATCATCAAAAGATAATTCACCTACTGGTAATAGCAATAGCAAACCGCTTAATACGAACTTACAG ATAAACCAACATCCGAAACCGAGTCCACGAACAAAGATAAATAGTCCGTCACCAGATATGGACCTTCCTGATCTGCCGTCCGTGCCTCAGGAtaactag